GCTGGGCGGCGCGGGCGGAGGCGTCCACGAGCGCCTCGATGTCGGCGCCGCGCTCGAAGCGGTACGCCGCGTCCGTGCGGAGCCCGAGCGCGCGCGAGGTGCGGCGGATCGAGACCGGGTCGAACCAGGCGCTCTCGAGGAGGACCCGCGTCGTCCGGTCGGTCACCTCGGTGTGGGCGCCGCCCATCACGCCCGCGAGCCCGACGGCGCGCTTGGGGTCGGCGATCACCAGCATCGAGTCGTCGAGGACGCGCTCCTGCCCGTCGAGCGTCGTGAAGCGCTCGCCCTTCGCCGCCCGGCGCACGACGATCGTCGCGTCGGTCAGCGTGTCGTAGTCGAACGCGTGGAGCGGGTGGCCGAGCTCCCAGAGGACGTAGTTCGTCACGTCCACGATGTTGCTGATCGGCCGGAGGCCGACCGCGCGCAGGCGCGCCTGGAGCCGGGCGGGCGACGGCCCCACCGTCACGCCGCCGATCACGCGCGCCGTGAAGCGATGGCAGAGGTCGGGCGCCTCGACGCGGACCCGCGCGAGCCTCGCCGCGGGCTCGCCGGCTTCCGCGAGCTTCCCCCGGGGCGCGTGGAGGCGCGCGCCCGTGAGCGCGGCGAGCTCGCGCGCGACGCCGAGGACCGAGAGGCAGTCGGGGCGGTTCGGCGTGACCTCGACCTCGAGGACGTGGTCGTCGAGGCCGAGGTGGGCGACGAGGTCCTGGCCCAGGCGCGCGTCGCCCTCGAGGAGGAGGAGCCCCGCCTCGTGCTCCTCGCCGAGGCCGAGCTCGCGCTCCGAGCAGAGCATCCCCTGCGACTCGACGCCGCGGATCCGCGCCGCCGCGACCCGGCGGCCGCCCGGGAGCGTCGCGCCCGGCGGCGCGAACGCGGCGCGCGCGCCGACCTTGGTGTTCGGCGCGCCCGAGACCACCGAGAAGCGCTCGCGACCCGTCGAGACGCGGCAGAGGAGCAGGCGGTGGCCGTGGCTCTCGCCGAGCTCGCGCTCGATCGCCTCGATCTCGCCGACGACGACGCCCGCGAGGCCGGCGGGCGTCAGCGCCGTGACGCTCGCGACCTCGACGCCCGCGTTCGTCAGCCGGTCGGCCGCGTCCGCGGCGGCGAGCTTCAGATCCACGAGCTCCCGGACCCAGCCGTAGAGGATCTTCATGACGTCAGGCGAACTGACGGAGGAAGCGCAGGTCGTTGTCGAAGAAGAGCCGGAGGTCGTCGATGCCGTACTTGAGCATCGCGATCCGCTCGATCCCCATCCCGAACGCCCAGCCCGTCACCTCCTCGGGGTCGTAGCCGACGTTCTTCAAGACGCGGGGGTGCACCATGCCCGAGCCCAGGATCTCGAGCCAGCCCCCCTGCTTGCAGAGCCGGCAGCCCTGGCCGTGGCAGACGAAGCAGAGCACGTCCACCTCCGCAGAGGGCTCGGTGAACGGGAAAAAGGACGGCCGGAAACGGATCCTCGACTCGGGCCCGAACATCTCGCGCGCGAACAGCTCGAGCGTCCCCTTGAGGTCGCCCATCGTGATGCCGCGGTCCACGGCGAGCCCCTCGACCTGGTGGAACATCGGCGAGTGCGACTGGTCGGCGACGTCGCGGCGGAAGACGCGGCCGGGGACGATGATGCGCACCGGCGGCTTGCGGGCGAGCATCGCGCGGATCTGGACGGGCGACGTGTGGGTGCGGAGGAGCGTGGACTCCGAGAGGTAGAGCGTGTCCTGCATGTCGCGCGCGGGGTGGTCGCGCGGGATGTTGAGCGCCTCGAAGTTGTGGTAGTCCGTCTCGATCTCCGGCCCCTCGGCGACGGAGAAGCCGAGGCCGGCG
The Candidatus Methylomirabilota bacterium genome window above contains:
- the pheS gene encoding phenylalanine--tRNA ligase subunit alpha translates to MGHPRVDAIAQEARAAVAAARTSAELEQIRVRVLGRQGALTQLLRSLGTLAPEERPQVGAAANDVKREIEALIDARLSAAQHAEREQRRARERLDLTLPGRRPPRGALHPLTRVHDEIVAIFAGLGFSVAEGPEIETDYHNFEALNIPRDHPARDMQDTLYLSESTLLRTHTSPVQIRAMLARKPPVRIIVPGRVFRRDVADQSHSPMFHQVEGLAVDRGITMGDLKGTLELFAREMFGPESRIRFRPSFFPFTEPSAEVDVLCFVCHGQGCRLCKQGGWLEILGSGMVHPRVLKNVGYDPEEVTGWAFGMGIERIAMLKYGIDDLRLFFDNDLRFLRQFA
- a CDS encoding phenylalanine--tRNA ligase subunit beta yields the protein MKILYGWVRELVDLKLAAADAADRLTNAGVEVASVTALTPAGLAGVVVGEIEAIERELGESHGHRLLLCRVSTGRERFSVVSGAPNTKVGARAAFAPPGATLPGGRRVAAARIRGVESQGMLCSERELGLGEEHEAGLLLLEGDARLGQDLVAHLGLDDHVLEVEVTPNRPDCLSVLGVARELAALTGARLHAPRGKLAEAGEPAARLARVRVEAPDLCHRFTARVIGGVTVGPSPARLQARLRAVGLRPISNIVDVTNYVLWELGHPLHAFDYDTLTDATIVVRRAAKGERFTTLDGQERVLDDSMLVIADPKRAVGLAGVMGGAHTEVTDRTTRVLLESAWFDPVSIRRTSRALGLRTDAAYRFERGADIEALVDASARAAQ